The proteins below come from a single Salinivibrio kushneri genomic window:
- the murI gene encoding glutamate racemase → MAQPNILIFDSGVGGLSIYQSVREQLPDANYTYLFDNEAFPYGELDDTRLVTRVTAQIQAVCAHHDIDIVVIACNTASTLVLPTLRQQLALPVVGVVPAIKPAAAMSQQKAIGLLATPATVARPYTEQLVADFAKDCQVVSVGTTALVHMAERKLRGEAVNQQDLAAILRPFKGTVDTLVLGCTHFPLLRDDIQSVMGDSVRLIDSGDAIARRVVSLVSLYSEARTTVATSKHYAYATATPIKAYALAGFIRSIGFTDVSYSPAFLAHSLHGL, encoded by the coding sequence ATGGCGCAGCCTAACATTCTGATCTTTGACTCTGGTGTGGGTGGCTTATCGATTTATCAGTCGGTGCGAGAGCAGCTTCCTGACGCTAACTACACCTATTTATTCGATAACGAAGCTTTTCCATACGGCGAGTTAGATGACACGCGCTTGGTCACACGGGTGACCGCTCAAATACAAGCGGTGTGCGCGCATCATGATATTGATATCGTCGTCATTGCATGCAATACAGCCTCGACGCTGGTATTACCCACGCTCCGTCAGCAGTTGGCGCTTCCGGTCGTGGGAGTTGTACCCGCGATCAAGCCTGCGGCCGCAATGAGTCAGCAAAAGGCGATTGGCTTATTAGCAACACCCGCCACGGTGGCTCGTCCGTATACCGAACAATTGGTGGCTGACTTTGCCAAAGATTGCCAGGTAGTCTCAGTCGGTACCACGGCACTTGTGCATATGGCAGAGCGCAAACTACGGGGTGAGGCGGTGAACCAGCAAGATCTCGCGGCGATATTGCGTCCGTTTAAAGGAACCGTCGATACCCTCGTACTGGGTTGCACTCACTTTCCTTTACTGCGTGATGACATCCAATCAGTGATGGGTGACTCAGTCCGTTTAATTGACTCGGGAGATGCTATAGCGCGTCGCGTGGTCTCGCTGGTCAGTCTATATAGCGAAGCAAGGACTACCGTTGCGACGTCAAAGCATTATGCTTATGCAACGGCAACCCCTATCAAAGCCTATGCTTTGGCGGGCTTTATCCGATCGATAGGTTTTACGGATGTCAGCTATTCGCCTGCTTTTTTGGCTCATTCGCTTCACGGACTTTAA
- a CDS encoding TonB-dependent receptor domain-containing protein translates to MNKQIVASLVAASFFPVSTWAEQNTETVVVTASRFAQSDASVLQSATILTRQDIARLQARSLVDVLRTVPSIEIAQNGGRGQSAFIFMRGTESDHSLVLIDGVRMASSITGSVDFNQIPVNSIERIEIIRGARATLYGSSAIGGVINIITKTDKERANVSATVGSLDHHAVSGTWSTTLGDNGHFSGIAGYESNDGYNVHPTTSNLGDQHGFTGRNAQLGYSHRWNTSWSADVTGRWYQNEYDYDYSNQIKHSWLESQALAGNLNYRSGHWSATLSGEFSQRDKYDYFPGTVRKENKTSDVEQVSTSLGLQYQATEDWLLGGGVDYRQDTFNEGSLISNPDDIAINPRDNLGTYLLTQFSPVEALSIEASARSDDNEQYGQHTMWQTSAGLAIADGYQLVASYGTAFKAPSLTELYGWGGNATLKPEESSNTELALRGVTADVDWSLTGYINNIDNMIDWDNEAKKNRNIGEVTIKGIELIASFDVASLHNQLSLEYKDPKKDKTGEQLQRRAKRVAKWDASYQWERVQLGTQWQYQSERTDWNGRLDSYSLWAVTASYQATDHLTVKGKVDNVFDKEYETAGGYPAAERAYFMTLDYQY, encoded by the coding sequence ATGAACAAACAGATTGTGGCGAGCCTAGTGGCAGCGTCATTTTTCCCTGTGAGCACGTGGGCCGAGCAAAATACCGAAACGGTGGTGGTGACCGCCAGTCGGTTTGCGCAGTCCGATGCCTCGGTATTGCAATCAGCAACCATTTTGACGCGTCAAGACATTGCGCGCTTGCAGGCGCGAAGCCTTGTCGATGTATTGCGCACGGTGCCGAGCATCGAGATTGCTCAAAACGGTGGTCGTGGCCAAAGTGCCTTTATTTTTATGCGCGGCACGGAATCAGACCACTCTTTAGTCTTGATTGATGGGGTGCGTATGGCCTCGTCTATCACAGGCTCGGTGGATTTTAATCAGATCCCGGTGAACAGTATCGAGCGGATTGAGATCATTCGCGGCGCACGCGCCACACTTTATGGGTCGAGCGCGATTGGCGGGGTGATCAATATCATCACTAAAACCGATAAAGAGCGAGCCAATGTTTCCGCGACCGTAGGCAGTTTGGATCATCATGCTGTTAGTGGCACGTGGTCAACAACGTTGGGCGATAACGGTCACTTCTCTGGTATCGCTGGGTATGAGTCCAATGATGGATACAATGTTCATCCAACGACAAGTAACTTGGGTGATCAGCATGGTTTTACCGGCCGCAATGCCCAACTTGGCTACAGTCATCGCTGGAATACATCTTGGTCGGCCGATGTGACGGGGCGCTGGTACCAGAATGAATACGATTACGACTACTCTAACCAAATAAAGCACAGTTGGTTGGAAAGCCAAGCACTGGCTGGCAATCTGAATTATCGTTCAGGACACTGGAGTGCAACCTTGAGCGGGGAATTTTCTCAGCGAGATAAGTATGACTATTTTCCTGGTACCGTGCGCAAGGAGAATAAAACCTCAGATGTGGAACAAGTCTCTACCTCGTTGGGACTCCAGTATCAAGCCACGGAGGATTGGCTGCTTGGTGGCGGTGTGGATTATCGACAAGATACCTTTAATGAAGGAAGCTTGATTTCCAACCCCGATGATATTGCAATCAATCCGCGCGATAACCTTGGCACTTACCTTTTAACGCAATTTAGCCCAGTAGAGGCACTATCTATAGAGGCAAGCGCACGCTCGGATGATAATGAACAATACGGACAACATACGATGTGGCAGACAAGCGCGGGTCTTGCGATAGCGGATGGATACCAATTGGTCGCCAGCTACGGTACCGCTTTTAAGGCACCGAGTCTGACTGAGCTTTATGGATGGGGCGGTAATGCAACGCTCAAGCCGGAGGAATCATCCAACACCGAACTTGCTCTTCGTGGCGTGACGGCTGACGTTGATTGGTCACTTACAGGCTATATTAACAATATCGACAATATGATTGATTGGGATAATGAGGCCAAGAAAAATCGTAATATTGGTGAGGTAACGATTAAGGGCATTGAGCTCATTGCGAGCTTTGATGTGGCATCACTCCATAACCAGCTTTCATTGGAGTATAAAGATCCGAAAAAGGATAAAACCGGTGAGCAGCTCCAGCGTCGCGCCAAACGGGTGGCGAAATGGGATGCATCCTACCAATGGGAGCGAGTACAACTCGGTACTCAGTGGCAATATCAAAGTGAGCGAACTGATTGGAATGGCCGCTTAGATAGTTACAGTTTATGGGCGGTCACTGCCTCTTATCAGGCGACCGATCACCTGACCGTGAAAGGCAAAGTCGATAATGTGTTTGATAAAGAGTACGAGACAGCGGGTGGTTATCCTGCGGCCGAACGCGCCTACTTTATGACGTTGGACTATCAGTACTAG
- the trmA gene encoding tRNA (uridine(54)-C5)-methyltransferase TrmA, translating into MTKAHTAVDYDTQLAEKVQRLNAQLAPFHAPELEIFRSPETHYRMRAEFRVWHEGDDLYYIMFDPATKQKYRVDTFPAASRLINDLMPLLMEAIKPNDALRRKLFQVDFLSTLSGEILVSLLYHRQLDEEWEKAAQALKQRLNDEGFNLNLIGRARKQKKVLDRDYVLEKLNADGQTLIYQQIENSFTQPNGPVAEKMLEWAIDCTRDSQGDLLELYCGNGNFSLALAKNFRRVLATELAKPSVQSAQYNIAANNIDNVQIIRMSAEEFTQAINGEREFRRLKDQGVTLSDYQCDTIFVDPPRSGMDDETCKMVQGYDRILYISCNPETLVENLERLSQTHRISRCALFDQFPFTHHTEAGVWLERK; encoded by the coding sequence ATGACCAAGGCTCACACCGCCGTTGACTACGACACACAGCTTGCTGAGAAAGTCCAACGACTCAATGCACAACTCGCGCCGTTTCACGCACCTGAGCTAGAAATCTTTCGTTCACCGGAAACCCACTATCGGATGCGCGCAGAGTTTCGGGTATGGCATGAAGGTGACGACCTGTATTACATCATGTTTGACCCTGCAACCAAGCAGAAGTACCGCGTCGATACCTTTCCCGCTGCGAGCCGCCTGATCAATGATTTGATGCCACTGTTGATGGAGGCCATCAAGCCCAATGACGCGTTGCGACGTAAGCTCTTCCAAGTTGATTTCCTATCTACCTTGAGCGGTGAGATCTTGGTGTCTTTGCTTTACCATCGCCAGTTAGATGAAGAGTGGGAAAAGGCCGCGCAAGCGCTTAAACAACGTTTAAACGATGAGGGCTTTAACCTCAACCTGATTGGCCGTGCGCGCAAGCAAAAGAAAGTGCTAGACCGCGACTACGTTTTGGAAAAGCTCAATGCCGATGGTCAGACGCTGATCTACCAGCAAATTGAAAACAGCTTTACCCAACCCAACGGGCCGGTGGCGGAGAAAATGCTGGAATGGGCCATTGATTGCACCCGCGATAGCCAAGGTGATTTGCTGGAGCTGTATTGTGGGAATGGCAACTTTTCCCTCGCGCTAGCGAAAAACTTTCGCCGCGTCCTCGCCACCGAGCTGGCGAAACCCTCGGTGCAATCGGCGCAATACAATATTGCCGCCAACAACATCGACAATGTGCAGATCATTCGTATGTCTGCCGAAGAGTTCACTCAAGCGATCAATGGCGAGCGCGAATTCCGTCGCTTAAAAGACCAAGGGGTGACGCTGAGCGACTATCAGTGCGATACCATTTTTGTCGATCCACCCCGTTCGGGCATGGATGATGAAACCTGCAAAATGGTGCAAGGTTACGATCGGATTTTATATATCTCCTGTAACCCAGAAACCTTGGTCGAAAACCTAGAACGTCTAAGCCAAACACACCGCATTAGTCGCTGTGCGCTGTTCGATCAATTCCCGTTCACCCACCATACCGAAGCGGGTGTGTGGTTAGAGCGTAAGTAG
- a CDS encoding YijD family membrane protein — MEHEQVKSERKFLLLALVTGICGSATLATLFVSGVAFSIFPILAFVLAVHACYQLHERQPLTEGTPLIAFACFLVGAFGYSAFIRMQMPELGGNFFSILVAMALAFWVGHKLGFFSRKAKNDTASDV; from the coding sequence ATGGAACACGAGCAAGTGAAATCAGAACGTAAATTTTTGCTGCTGGCACTGGTTACCGGCATTTGTGGAAGTGCAACTCTCGCGACACTGTTCGTCAGTGGTGTGGCATTTTCTATTTTTCCCATTCTCGCGTTTGTACTGGCCGTGCACGCTTGCTACCAACTTCACGAACGCCAGCCGCTGACTGAAGGCACGCCGCTGATTGCGTTTGCCTGCTTCTTGGTGGGAGCCTTTGGCTATTCAGCATTTATCCGTATGCAAATGCCAGAGCTGGGCGGCAACTTCTTCTCTATCCTAGTCGCGATGGCACTGGCGTTTTGGGTGGGTCATAAGCTGGGCTTTTTCAGCCGCAAAGCAAAAAACGATACCGCGTCTGACGTGTAA
- the fabR gene encoding HTH-type transcriptional repressor FabR has translation MGIRAQQKEKTRRSVIDAAFSQLSAERSFSSLSLREVAREAGIAPTSFYRHFKDMDELGLTMVDEGGLLLRQLMRQARQRIAAEGSVVRTSVETFMEFIESSPNVFRLLLRERSGTSSAFRAAVAREIQHFVAELTEYLQSRTQLTYEEAYNQSEACVILVFNMGAEALDLDPHARAELAERMVLQLRMIAKGAYWYRKDRERRALQEKLS, from the coding sequence ATGGGTATTCGAGCACAACAAAAAGAAAAAACGCGCCGTTCTGTCATTGATGCGGCGTTCAGCCAGCTCAGTGCTGAACGCAGTTTTTCCAGTCTTAGTCTGCGCGAAGTCGCACGCGAGGCGGGAATAGCGCCTACCTCTTTCTATCGTCACTTTAAAGATATGGATGAGCTGGGGTTGACCATGGTCGACGAGGGCGGGCTACTGCTCCGACAACTGATGCGTCAGGCGCGTCAGCGGATAGCCGCGGAAGGCAGTGTGGTGCGCACCTCGGTAGAAACCTTTATGGAATTTATCGAAAGCAGCCCAAATGTGTTTAGGTTGCTGTTGCGCGAGCGGTCAGGCACCTCTTCGGCGTTCCGTGCTGCAGTGGCCCGAGAAATCCAACATTTTGTTGCTGAGTTGACCGAGTATTTACAATCTCGCACGCAGCTCACCTATGAAGAAGCGTACAATCAGTCGGAAGCATGTGTGATCTTGGTCTTTAATATGGGAGCGGAAGCGCTTGATCTCGATCCTCACGCCCGCGCAGAATTGGCCGAGCGAATGGTGTTACAATTACGCATGATAGCCAAGGGAGCTTACTGGTACCGAAAAGACCGTGAGCGGCGAGCCTTACAGGAAAAACTGTCATAA
- the sthA gene encoding Si-specific NAD(P)(+) transhydrogenase: protein MSKSSPRPQDHFDAIVIGSGPGGEGAAMGLSKAGKRVAVIERESTVGGGCTHWGTIPSKALRHTVSRIIEFNQSPIYTQNSKSIHSTFSQILSHAESVIGKQTRMRQGFYDRNQCTLLHGNAEFVDAHTLTVHHSDGSADTYTADHFVIATGSRPYQPADVDFSHPRIYDSDSILSLAHDPRHVIIYGAGVIGSEYASIFRGLGVKVDLINTRDRLLSFLDNEISDALSYHFGSSGVMIRNDETYERIEGTDDGVIVHLESGKKMKADCLLYANGRAGNTDKLNLSSVGLTPNSRGQLDVDSESYATEVDHIYAVGDVIGYPSLASAAYDQGRVVAEAICQGNTNVRLIEHIPTGIYTIPEISSVGKTEQELTAEKVPYEVGRSLFKHLARAQIAGMDVGSLKILFHRDTREILGIHCFGERASEIIHIGQAIFEQKGDGNTIDYFVNTTFNYPTMAEAYRVAALNGLNRLF from the coding sequence ATGAGCAAGTCGAGCCCTCGCCCGCAAGATCATTTTGACGCCATCGTAATAGGCAGTGGCCCTGGCGGAGAAGGTGCCGCTATGGGCTTATCCAAAGCCGGTAAGCGGGTGGCAGTGATTGAGCGAGAAAGCACCGTCGGAGGTGGCTGTACCCATTGGGGCACCATCCCGTCTAAAGCACTACGCCACACCGTTAGCCGGATCATCGAATTTAATCAAAGCCCTATCTATACCCAAAACAGTAAGAGCATCCACAGTACTTTTTCCCAAATACTCAGCCATGCGGAGTCTGTGATAGGCAAACAAACCCGCATGCGCCAGGGGTTCTATGACCGCAACCAGTGTACCTTACTCCATGGCAACGCCGAGTTTGTCGATGCGCATACCCTAACGGTGCACCATAGTGATGGCAGCGCTGATACCTACACCGCCGATCACTTTGTGATTGCCACAGGCTCTCGCCCTTATCAGCCTGCCGATGTGGATTTTTCTCACCCTCGGATTTATGACAGTGACTCCATTTTATCGTTAGCCCATGACCCGCGCCATGTGATCATTTATGGGGCAGGCGTGATAGGCAGTGAGTACGCTTCTATTTTTCGTGGGCTCGGGGTCAAAGTGGATTTAATCAATACCCGCGATCGCTTGCTGTCATTTTTGGATAATGAAATCTCTGATGCTTTGTCTTATCACTTTGGCAGTAGCGGTGTCATGATCCGCAATGATGAGACCTATGAGCGCATTGAGGGCACTGATGATGGCGTGATTGTGCATCTGGAGTCCGGTAAAAAAATGAAAGCAGACTGCCTGCTGTATGCCAATGGCCGCGCAGGCAATACCGATAAACTCAATTTGTCCTCGGTCGGCCTTACGCCAAATTCACGTGGGCAGCTCGACGTTGATAGCGAAAGCTACGCAACAGAAGTGGACCATATTTATGCGGTCGGTGATGTGATTGGCTACCCAAGCCTTGCCAGCGCTGCGTATGACCAAGGACGCGTGGTGGCCGAAGCCATTTGCCAAGGCAATACTAACGTACGTCTGATTGAGCACATCCCCACCGGTATTTATACCATTCCTGAAATCAGTTCAGTGGGCAAAACGGAGCAGGAACTCACCGCGGAAAAAGTGCCCTATGAGGTCGGACGGTCTTTGTTCAAACATCTCGCACGGGCACAAATTGCGGGCATGGATGTCGGCAGTTTGAAGATCCTTTTCCACCGCGATACCCGCGAGATATTAGGCATTCACTGCTTTGGTGAACGCGCCTCGGAAATCATTCATATCGGCCAAGCGATCTTTGAGCAAAAAGGCGACGGCAACACCATCGATTACTTTGTGAATACCACCTTCAACTACCCGACCATGGCCGAAGCGTACCGGGTCGCGGCGCTCAATGGCTTAAACCGTCTGTTCTAA
- the cysQ gene encoding 3'(2'),5'-bisphosphate nucleotidase CysQ codes for MALPELLPEVIEIARSAGQVILDIYQDGDFEEITKSDQTPVTSADLAAHKLITEKLTALTPDIPVLSEEDCGVPLSDRQQWQRYWLIDPLDGTQEFIAGSGDFATIIALVEDNHPVMGVVYAPVSGVTYYACQDKGAWKITPDGEMHRISTMKREETITSLSIAISRRQDIHAVTEKLAPEINYDLVPLGSAALKACLVAEGAVDCYLRLGPTGEWDTAATQCIVEQAGGRILSTALNALSYNERDSLQNPNFIVLGDESLAWSSILQAS; via the coding sequence ATGGCATTGCCTGAGTTGTTGCCCGAGGTGATTGAGATTGCTCGCTCTGCGGGTCAGGTTATTTTAGATATTTACCAAGACGGTGATTTTGAAGAGATCACCAAAAGTGACCAAACCCCAGTGACCAGTGCTGATTTGGCGGCACATAAGCTGATCACGGAAAAGCTCACCGCGTTGACGCCAGACATCCCCGTGTTATCGGAAGAAGACTGTGGTGTGCCATTAAGCGACCGTCAGCAATGGCAGCGCTATTGGTTGATTGACCCGCTAGACGGTACTCAAGAATTTATTGCGGGCAGCGGTGATTTCGCCACTATTATCGCGCTGGTGGAGGACAACCATCCGGTGATGGGGGTGGTGTATGCGCCCGTGTCGGGGGTGACCTATTATGCGTGTCAGGATAAAGGGGCGTGGAAAATAACCCCTGATGGCGAAATGCATCGCATCTCGACAATGAAGCGAGAAGAGACGATTACCTCACTCTCTATCGCTATCAGTCGCCGGCAAGATATTCATGCGGTCACCGAAAAGCTGGCACCTGAAATCAACTATGATTTGGTGCCATTAGGATCCGCGGCGCTGAAAGCCTGCTTAGTGGCCGAGGGTGCCGTGGACTGTTATCTGCGCTTGGGCCCCACAGGTGAGTGGGATACGGCGGCGACGCAGTGCATTGTTGAGCAAGCCGGTGGGCGCATACTGAGTACGGCGCTTAATGCCTTGTCATACAATGAGCGGGACTCGCTACAAAATCCCAACTTTATTGTGTTGGGGGATGAATCACTCGCGTGGTCGTCGATACTGCAGGCATCATAA
- the nudE gene encoding ADP compounds hydrolase NudE, which yields MTQRKLPHIQSKQVVAASRLFKVESLELIFSNGVERTYERMKPSGRNAVMMVPVTESGDLLLVREYAAGTERYELGFPKGLIDPGEAPEQAAVRELKEEIGQGARELVPLKEVVLAPSYFSSRMTLMLARDLYPESLEGDEPEPLEIIRWPLAQAEELLTHGDFCEARSITALMMALKYLQSER from the coding sequence ATGACGCAGCGTAAACTTCCTCACATTCAGTCTAAACAGGTCGTCGCCGCTTCTCGCTTGTTTAAAGTGGAGTCGCTAGAGCTGATTTTTAGCAATGGCGTCGAGCGTACCTATGAGCGGATGAAACCGTCGGGACGTAATGCCGTGATGATGGTGCCGGTGACCGAATCGGGAGACCTCTTACTGGTACGCGAATATGCCGCAGGCACAGAGCGTTATGAGCTCGGCTTTCCCAAAGGATTAATTGACCCCGGTGAGGCACCGGAGCAAGCGGCGGTAAGAGAGTTAAAAGAAGAAATCGGTCAAGGTGCACGCGAGTTGGTGCCATTGAAAGAGGTTGTGCTGGCGCCTTCTTACTTTTCCAGCCGGATGACACTGATGTTGGCACGTGATTTGTATCCAGAAAGCTTGGAGGGGGATGAACCCGAACCGCTTGAGATCATTCGCTGGCCACTTGCCCAAGCGGAAGAGTTACTCACCCACGGTGATTTCTGTGAAGCGCGCAGTATCACCGCATTAATGATGGCGCTGAAGTACTTACAATCTGAGAGGTGA
- a CDS encoding type II secretion system protein N encodes MGRKVLIGLGCALVFAVSVIVHAPATLLHLAPLPAELQLSGVNGTVWQGQVRQLRWQDQAVGPVQWDLHWHRLLTSATLEAAIKAKGPQGISGKGVVGFNGTELQLSRTLISAPASLLTRSVALPPSVAIEGRLDVIVREAVLAESGCQRLAGQFQWLQAGLTLPSGQLNDIPLHASLACDGQGVTAQGQGEAPSLSNKFSLSIKPSGRYSVSGWLKPGPAYPESMKAPLSWLGSPDNQGRYRFSFRG; translated from the coding sequence ATGGGGAGAAAAGTGTTGATAGGGCTTGGGTGCGCGCTGGTATTTGCTGTCAGTGTCATTGTGCATGCCCCGGCCACATTATTACACCTCGCGCCTTTGCCAGCAGAGTTACAGCTGAGTGGGGTCAACGGTACCGTGTGGCAGGGGCAAGTCAGGCAACTGCGTTGGCAAGACCAGGCTGTCGGCCCAGTACAGTGGGATCTCCATTGGCACCGGTTATTGACTAGCGCCACGCTGGAAGCGGCGATAAAGGCAAAAGGCCCGCAAGGCATCAGCGGAAAAGGTGTGGTGGGCTTTAATGGCACCGAGCTGCAGCTTTCTCGTACCTTGATTTCGGCCCCCGCGAGTTTGCTTACCCGCTCGGTAGCGTTACCGCCGAGTGTGGCGATTGAGGGACGGCTTGATGTGATTGTCCGTGAGGCGGTATTGGCAGAGTCAGGGTGTCAGCGGTTAGCCGGGCAGTTCCAATGGCTGCAAGCGGGGCTTACGCTTCCCTCGGGGCAGCTCAATGATATCCCATTGCACGCCTCTCTCGCTTGTGACGGTCAAGGTGTCACCGCACAGGGCCAAGGTGAGGCGCCCTCTTTGAGCAATAAGTTTTCATTGTCAATCAAGCCATCTGGGCGATACTCTGTGTCAGGATGGCTGAAGCCGGGGCCGGCCTACCCTGAGTCGATGAAAGCACCACTGTCTTGGCTGGGGTCGCCGGATAATCAAGGACGCTATCGCTTTTCTTTTCGCGGCTAA
- a CDS encoding type II secretion system protein M: MIARIQAQWQSISAREQRLIGVAGGVLLISFLYWGIVVPIQTQAEQARTAVISEQRVFNELQNKRTQIMQLRAQSGGTRHALASRNQPLNQVIAASAGEFNVTITRLQPGEDSVQLGLEPLPFNQLLRWLEQLAQLHGIQAARLSTEATETAGVVKVNRLELER; this comes from the coding sequence ATGATTGCGCGCATCCAGGCTCAATGGCAATCCATAAGTGCTCGCGAGCAGCGCCTTATCGGGGTCGCCGGCGGTGTACTGCTGATAAGTTTTCTTTATTGGGGCATCGTGGTGCCGATTCAAACACAAGCAGAGCAGGCACGTACTGCCGTGATCAGTGAGCAACGTGTTTTTAATGAGCTACAAAATAAACGCACCCAAATCATGCAACTGCGTGCCCAATCAGGGGGCACTCGCCACGCGTTGGCGAGTCGAAATCAGCCGCTTAATCAAGTCATTGCCGCCAGTGCTGGCGAATTCAATGTCACTATCACACGGTTGCAGCCAGGAGAAGACAGCGTACAGCTGGGCCTTGAGCCTCTCCCTTTCAACCAATTATTGCGATGGCTAGAGCAACTGGCACAGTTGCACGGGATTCAAGCCGCTCGGCTGAGTACCGAAGCGACTGAGACTGCGGGTGTGGTGAAGGTCAATCGACTAGAGCTGGAGCGGTAA
- the gspL gene encoding type II secretion system protein GspL: MSERLIIRISDASQPIYWAQVRASDNQVVESGSCQHLSALTEQAQTRRVVVLVDSTWLTLTSVTLPPGSRRQRDKVVPYLLEEALAEEVEAVHVSLIDTQADTAHVAVVAHQQMQAWQQALDEAEISARQWIPDVLCIPWSSDSLSLLALGEQWLCRYGSNQGVTGTAEWLAFWGQAWWRQQQEHADINTPEQTGALSINGYGEGGLQAANPLHALPFQLEWHAEEALHVLATHSHSVTANILTGEYRPQSQTKQTFKPFLPAACLLVAISGLLGGEQWLSIRDTQQQAQALRAQSEALFRQTLPQYERIPTRSYMVRQMDAEIARLESQQHDAALLPWLVQLAPLLSEVPGIELQALRYQANREALILRATGSDFAQFERLRGALDEHYITDLGQLNRDGETVSGEFTLRSQS; encoded by the coding sequence GTGAGCGAGCGACTGATAATAAGGATCAGTGATGCCAGCCAGCCCATTTATTGGGCGCAGGTTCGTGCCAGTGATAACCAAGTGGTTGAGAGCGGCAGTTGTCAGCACCTGTCAGCGTTAACCGAGCAAGCACAAACGCGGCGAGTGGTGGTGCTGGTGGATAGCACGTGGCTGACATTGACCTCGGTGACACTCCCTCCTGGGTCTCGGCGCCAGCGCGACAAGGTAGTGCCTTACTTACTCGAGGAAGCGCTAGCAGAAGAGGTAGAAGCGGTGCATGTTAGCCTTATCGATACTCAGGCGGATACTGCACATGTGGCCGTGGTTGCCCATCAGCAAATGCAAGCTTGGCAACAAGCGCTGGACGAGGCCGAGATAAGTGCACGGCAGTGGATCCCAGATGTACTTTGTATACCTTGGTCGTCTGATTCGCTTTCACTCTTGGCATTGGGTGAGCAGTGGTTGTGCCGTTATGGATCTAACCAAGGCGTGACGGGCACGGCGGAGTGGCTGGCCTTTTGGGGGCAGGCTTGGTGGCGGCAGCAACAGGAGCATGCGGACATCAACACACCTGAGCAGACTGGCGCTCTCAGTATTAACGGTTATGGTGAAGGTGGCCTGCAAGCCGCCAACCCCCTTCATGCCTTACCGTTTCAACTCGAGTGGCATGCAGAGGAAGCGCTGCACGTGTTGGCCACGCACAGCCACTCGGTGACGGCCAATATATTGACCGGAGAGTATCGACCGCAAAGTCAAACCAAGCAGACGTTCAAACCCTTTTTGCCAGCGGCTTGTCTACTGGTGGCTATCAGTGGGTTGCTAGGGGGTGAGCAATGGCTATCGATTCGTGATACCCAGCAGCAAGCGCAGGCTTTACGGGCACAAAGCGAAGCCCTGTTTCGTCAAACCTTGCCGCAGTATGAGCGCATTCCCACTCGCTCATACATGGTTCGTCAAATGGATGCGGAGATTGCACGGTTGGAAAGCCAACAACATGATGCGGCACTCTTACCTTGGCTGGTTCAGCTGGCGCCCCTACTGAGTGAGGTGCCCGGTATTGAGCTTCAGGCATTGCGTTATCAAGCCAATCGCGAAGCCTTGATATTACGGGCAACCGGCAGTGATTTCGCTCAGTTTGAGCGCTTGCGTGGCGCATTAGACGAGCACTATATAACCGACCTGGGGCAACTTAACCGCGATGGTGAGACGGTCAGTGGTGAATTTACCCTAAGGAGTCAATCATGA